The segment ATGATCCTTCAAAAGGTGAAGCATCAAAAAATCCCCCACAAGCAACAGAAGAAGTTCCTTCTGGAGAAATTCTCCGGATCAAAAGGAAGTCTCTGACATTCTCTGATCAAGACTCAATTCAGCTAATTGAGGTTCACGAAGCCCCGTGCAGAGCCTCCCGACAGCTGCCCCCTGAAAACAAACTCAATCCTGACCTTACGCTGCATCTGGAAGTCATCCACACTCCTGCCATCTTCTGCCCACCGAAAACTGAGAATCCGGAAGAAGTAGCAGAGATTACGAGTCCTGCTGACATTTATCGTGTCTTTGGGAACTGCCTGGAATCCCCGGAATGTGTGCCAAAGtcaattttgaagaataagGAAGCTGTTGAGCGGGAAATTCATCTCCCAGCAGCGGATCCACCAAAACTGTCAACAAATCGACGTCGTCTCAAGGAAGTTATCTCTGTTGATCATTCCTCCATCCTTGGGGAAATTATTGAGCGGAAACCACGTGGGGAAGAGCCAGGAACCCCTGAAGAAGCCACAAAAGCCTCAAAACGTACAGTGAGTCGCTTCAGGGCTGCCCGGGAGGGGAAATCCTAGCTTccggagaattttttttgcaagaaaataaagaaaaaagttggtCAGAAGATTGTTTTTCAACTCATTGTTCTTTATTCATCTTCCCCCCGCCCTGAAAATGGTGTTAAAAAGGCCAGAGCCTCGGAGACTCGACTGGGTTGCGCGCCATCCACTGAATTCTGGGGGCGCTGTGAATGTTTTCTGTAAATTTTCCCCTCGGAGGGTTCTCCCTCACTTCTCGTGGGCAGTTCTCTTAGCCGCCAGTGATCGTAGGAGGCGATTCCCGCAGAGGAAGGTGAAGAGTGCGAGGGGCAGGAGGTACCGGATGGTGGTAAACATGTCCAGCTGTACCCAAAAGacaaagaagaggaaaaggaTGGCACCCAGGCCAACGTGGAACCCAATGGCTGAGAGGGAGAAGGGGAAATTGGAAATGTTGACACGCAGACGAATCCACAGGATGAAGAGAATCAGCAGGGGAATGCAGCAGATCCCCGTGAAGAGATCCGAAACAAATCGTGCTGGACGCTTCTCAGGGGCACGGAATTGATGAACAATCTCCTTCTTGGGCTTGTACACGGATTCCTGGGCAGCAGCTGGGCTCCCGTCTTGTGGGAATTTCAGGTTAATATTCGCCACGTGCCAACGGAAGCTGTTTGAGAGTGAAGCATCACCCACAATGAGCTCCATTTGGTACTTCCCGGAAGTGTGGGAGAAGTCACTACTCCTCGCTCCGACATCCATGTCAAACTTGTAGGCTTTACTCGTGTCCTGCTCGGCCACAAAGACAATCTCCTCACCCGTCTGGGCATTCTCGAAGCGCACGAAAGCCTGATGGACGGAAATTGGCTTTCCGGACACCTCATCCACGAGGGATACCTTCATGACGACCTTTTGTTGGGAATCCGCACTCAGAGATGATGAGAGTTTATCTGGGTACGTCACTGATTGCTTCTTAACGGCTGAACTACTGTCTGAATCCCCAATTCCCACCTCCAGGCTGGCCACTTTGACACGTCCGAGAATCTTCAGTTCAACTGTCTGCTTGAAGGTTCCCGCGGTGAGATCGGCAACGTACAGCCCACGTCCGGGTTTTGCTTGTTTCAAATCCAACGCAAAGACTGTCTTGTCCGAGCCCTTGAGCGTCAGCTTCACATCCTTGGCCACGGAAGTACTTCCTGGCTTAGCTGTGACAGAAGCAGTAATGCTGTCCAGAGCCGGTGAGACGGCATTCCCAAGGAGATCAACAACACGGAAATTCACCTGAAGATCCTCCGGTTGGAGCTGCCCATTCCCAATAACCTGTACGCAGATGGGAGCAATCCCCTTCTGCTGATTCAGCGTTGTCAGTGCGTCCAGGAGGACATGAGCTCCCTTTGCCGTCTGCACTGAGCGCCTGGACAGGAAGTAAGTGGCGAATTTTGTAGCCTGCACCGGGGTGATGGGATGTGGCTTCTTCTGGGCAGCTGTGAGCTTCAGGGCCCCACTGAGGACGAGAGCTGTGATACTGAGCCCCCCTTCGAATTGTAACATCTTCCCGTCAACTTCATCAGCCTGTGCGATGGCATCTTCAACGCGATCCAGGATCAACACACCATTCCCACCAGCTTCAGCTGCCACAGCAAAGGCATGCCCGAGATTTGACAGGGAGTCATCCTTTTTGAGGATTGCCTGGAGATTTTTAACAGCACGCAACTTGGCAGCATCATCGAGGGCAATCCCAGCAGCTTTAGCGGCGTAGAAGTTGAAGTAAACCTCAGGAGCTGTGGTGGCATCCTTGGCCAGGGCACCCTCGAGAGTGGAGATGATGCTCGAGGGCACGGGGGTGCTGCATTTGAGCTCAGCATGAATGCCAATCAAGtagaaattcttctcaaattcATTGAGCTTCGATT is part of the Lutzomyia longipalpis isolate SR_M1_2022 chromosome 3, ASM2433408v1 genome and harbors:
- the LOC129793610 gene encoding dolichyl-diphosphooligosaccharide--protein glycosyltransferase subunit 2, which encodes MRQIYCLLFLILHLWCCAADRTTNSYLSPTDERLQRVFLDGVKSSDLQTIYYSVLNYGSRLSSAEKEALCSRVKSLHAESKLNEFEKNFYLIGIHAELKCSTPVPSSIISTLEGALAKDATTAPEVYFNFYAAKAAGIALDDAAKLRAVKNLQAILKKDDSLSNLGHAFAVAAEAGGNGVLILDRVEDAIAQADEVDGKMLQFEGGLSITALVLSGALKLTAAQKKPHPITPVQATKFATYFLSRRSVQTAKGAHVLLDALTTLNQQKGIAPICVQVIGNGQLQPEDLQVNFRVVDLLGNAVSPALDSITASVTAKPGSTSVAKDVKLTLKGSDKTVFALDLKQAKPGRGLYVADLTAGTFKQTVELKILGRVKVASLEVGIGDSDSSSAVKKQSVTYPDKLSSSLSADSQQKVVMKVSLVDEVSGKPISVHQAFVRFENAQTGEEIVFVAEQDTSKAYKFDMDVGARSSDFSHTSGKYQMELIVGDASLSNSFRWHVANINLKFPQDGSPAAAQESVYKPKKEIVHQFRAPEKRPARFVSDLFTGICCIPLLILFILWIRLRVNISNFPFSLSAIGFHVGLGAILFLFFVFWVQLDMFTTIRYLLPLALFTFLCGNRLLRSLAAKRTAHEK